The following are encoded in a window of Nibricoccus aquaticus genomic DNA:
- the recN gene encoding DNA repair protein RecN yields the protein MLQSLRIKNLALLEEVSLDFEAGFTAVTGETGAGKSILLGALSLLAGERADKTIIRQGALACEVEAALFFKNAKAINALLAELDLPECEEGMLILKRSVPREKAPKITVNGGLATLASLQRLGESWVDFHGPSEPRRLLKESCQRELLDLFGRAEKALAAYSEKYDAWHGRVAERAQIANETKLSPEQLKFLEAQLTRLDALELTDEAIETLERDFQRQSRAQELIELSATLANGLTGEDGATGKVAGLVREARHLETLDPASKALADRLASASLELADLGAEYEALSGEYQFDPEQAEQLQTRMNAWLEAKRKHGGDVSAVAAAREEMRRRLDSQSDIEGTLARLDKEVAETERAAKKEAQALRAIREKAAKELAKVAAKSIVQLGFKKADFQVRIVPLDQLGPAGDCGCEFLFSPNVGEAPLPLSRIASSGELARVMLALKSVLADLDGVPVLVFDEVDANVGGEIGKVVGEKMAEIARGHQVLCVTHLPQVAAQADSHLVVTKDQSKDRAVVTIAPIHESRKSRVSELARMLGDRTAKSALAHAEELLGK from the coding sequence ATGCTTCAGTCGCTCCGGATCAAGAACCTCGCCCTGCTTGAAGAAGTTTCCCTCGATTTTGAAGCGGGATTCACGGCGGTGACGGGCGAGACCGGCGCGGGCAAAAGCATCCTGCTCGGCGCGCTCAGCCTGCTTGCGGGTGAGCGTGCGGATAAAACCATCATCCGCCAGGGCGCGCTTGCGTGCGAGGTGGAGGCGGCGTTGTTTTTCAAAAATGCGAAGGCGATCAACGCGTTGCTCGCGGAGCTGGATTTGCCGGAGTGCGAGGAAGGAATGCTGATTTTGAAACGCAGTGTGCCGCGCGAGAAAGCGCCGAAGATCACCGTCAACGGCGGGCTCGCCACGCTCGCATCGCTCCAGCGGCTCGGTGAGTCGTGGGTGGATTTTCACGGGCCGAGCGAGCCGCGGCGGTTGCTTAAGGAAAGCTGCCAGCGGGAGCTGCTCGACCTGTTCGGTCGGGCGGAGAAGGCACTCGCGGCGTACTCGGAAAAGTATGACGCGTGGCACGGCCGTGTGGCCGAACGAGCGCAGATCGCGAACGAGACGAAGCTCTCGCCCGAGCAGTTGAAGTTTTTGGAAGCGCAGCTGACGCGGCTCGATGCGCTGGAGTTGACCGACGAGGCGATCGAAACGCTGGAGCGCGATTTTCAACGGCAGAGCCGTGCGCAGGAACTCATCGAGCTGTCGGCAACGCTCGCCAATGGGCTCACCGGTGAAGACGGCGCTACTGGCAAAGTGGCGGGTCTCGTGCGCGAAGCCCGGCACTTGGAAACACTCGATCCGGCGAGCAAGGCGCTGGCGGACCGGCTGGCGTCGGCCTCGCTCGAATTGGCGGATCTCGGCGCAGAGTATGAGGCGTTGAGTGGCGAGTATCAGTTCGATCCCGAACAGGCGGAGCAGTTGCAGACGCGGATGAACGCGTGGCTCGAGGCGAAGCGGAAGCACGGCGGCGACGTTTCAGCCGTGGCTGCGGCGCGCGAAGAGATGCGGCGCAGGCTTGACTCGCAGAGCGATATTGAGGGCACGCTGGCGAGATTGGACAAGGAAGTCGCCGAGACGGAGCGGGCGGCGAAGAAAGAGGCGCAAGCATTGCGCGCGATCCGCGAGAAGGCGGCGAAGGAGTTGGCCAAGGTTGCGGCCAAGAGCATCGTGCAGCTCGGATTCAAGAAGGCGGATTTCCAAGTGCGGATCGTTCCCCTTGATCAGCTCGGGCCGGCCGGCGATTGCGGCTGTGAGTTCCTGTTCTCACCGAACGTCGGTGAAGCGCCTCTGCCGCTGAGCCGCATTGCTTCGAGTGGAGAACTCGCGCGCGTGATGCTCGCATTGAAGAGCGTGCTGGCCGATCTCGATGGTGTGCCGGTGCTGGTCTTCGACGAAGTGGATGCGAACGTCGGCGGAGAGATTGGCAAAGTCGTCGGCGAGAAAATGGCCGAGATCGCGCGCGGGCATCAGGTGTTGTGCGTGACGCATCTGCCGCAGGTGGCGGCGCAGGCGGACAGCCATCTGGTCGTGACGAAGGATCAGTCGAAGGATCGTGCGGTAGTGACGATCGCGCCGATCCATGAGAGCCGGAAGAGTCGTGTGAGCGAACTTGCGCGCATGCTGGGCGATCGCACGGCAAAGAGCGCGCTCGCGCACGCCGAAGAGTTGCTGGGGAAGTGA